Genomic DNA from uncultured Methanobrevibacter sp.:
AGAGGCATACTGAATTCCTTCAGTACTGGCCTGAACATTATCATCCAAATAGTTATACTGGACCATTACAACATCCCAGTCATAGCCATCAATGATTATTTCAAATTCTTCCTTTGGACCATGATATGAAAAGCCGACATGCTTTATTTTACCGTCAGCTTTTGCTTTGTTGATAAATTTAATCAAATCCCTTTTAAGCAGTCTGTTTACAGTTTTTAAATCAACTGCATGTATCAAATAATAATCAATTGAATCCCTCTGAAGGCGGTTGAGCTGTTCATCCAATATTTCTTCCATGTCTTCATATTTTCTAACGTTAATGGAAGGCAGTTTGGTGCATAACTTAACTTTATCCTTATACTCGCCCTGAAGGACTTCACCTAAAAAAGTCTCGCTATCTCCGTAAAGATAAGCTGTATCAATAAAATTTACTCCACTATCTATTGCATGATAAATCTGTTTTCTAGCAATTTCCCGATTAATTTTACCATTTTTCAAAGGTAATCTCATTGCTCCAAATCCCAATGGAGATATTTCATCACCTGTTTTTTGAATTAATCGATTTTGCATAGTAATCAGTTTTAAAAAAAAAAAGTTTTTGAAAAGTTATTTTGGGAAAAATAACTTATTCGTTTTCTATGATAATTTCTCTCATATACTCAATCAAATCATCCTTGGAGTCGTCATCGTCCATTGCAAATTCAATTGAAGTTTTTAACCATTCGAAACGATTACCTATATCGTAGGTTTTTCCTTCAAATGTAACTCCATATATTGCATCCAATTTTTGAAGAGCATCTGTCAGCTGAATTTCACCACCGACTCCAGGTTCGGTTTCATCAATTTTATCAAAGATATCCGGAGTTAGAACATATCTTCCCATTATAGCAAGATTTGACGGTGCCTGATGAGCTAAAGGTTTTTCAACAAGTTTTTCAATATTGTAAACATTGTCTTCAACTTCTGTTCCTTTGATGATACCATATCTTTCAACCTTTTCTTTAGGAACTGCTTCAAGTGAAATTGCAGACGCATCATACTTGTCATGCACATCAATAAGCTGTTTGGTACATGGTGTCGGACCTTTAGTAATTGAATCTCCTAAAAGAACTGCAAAAGGTTCGCCGCCGATATGCTTTTTAGCACAGTAAATTGCATCTCCAAGTCCCCTCTGTTCTTTTTGTCTTACATAACAGATATCAGCAAGGTCAGTGATTGCACGGACTTGTCTTAAACGGTCATCCTTACCTGCACTTTGCAAGGTCTGCTCAAGTTCAAATGATTTGTCAAAATGGTCTTCGATAGATCTTTTGTTTCTACCAGTAACAATTAGAATATCATCAATACCTGAAGCTACAGCCTCTTCAATAACATACTGAATTGTAGGTTTATCATAAACAGGCAACATTTCCTTTGGTTGCGCTTTAGTAGCAGGTAAAAATCTTGTTCCAAAACCTGCTGCCGGAATTACAGCTTTCATAAATTATCACCATAAAGTTTTAATTAATAATAACTTTTAATTTAATTAGTTATATAAGTTATGAAAACAGTCCCCTAAAAACCATAACAATACTTAAAAAAATAATTAATTAAAATTACATTTGCATTGCTTTTTTTGAATAATTTTAATTGGAATTGACATTAACGATTATCATCACTAAAATCTATGCCATCCAAAAACAGACATATATATCTTCAGAGGAATCTAATTGAAAAATCAAAAATAGCGAATGTTAATGTGAAATCCGCAGAATCACAGTGTAAACATTTCATAGAATTACTTAGCACCGATTACACGGTTAACATACTTTACCCTGCTCAACAGCGCCATAATTAACCAGCATATCAAAAGGCCAAAGACAAACATGAGGAAAACATCAAGTTTAAATCTGTTATACAAACCAAAGTATTTTAAAAAGCATGTAACAACAAATAGAACGGAAGTGTGAATCATATATATTCCGTAACTGTATGAAGCTATTGAACCGACTGCCTTTTTGAAAATGGAGCTGAGCTTTTCGGGAACCTTATTGTGCAAGACTTTCTTTTCATCCAGATTTCTAAACAATAAAAATACACCGATTACTTCAACCGCCATGACTATTGAATATCTGTCAAAGTAGTGAATTGATTGTGTTGATGAAAAACAATAACTTAAATAGACTTCTACAA
This window encodes:
- the galU gene encoding UTP--glucose-1-phosphate uridylyltransferase GalU gives rise to the protein MKAVIPAAGFGTRFLPATKAQPKEMLPVYDKPTIQYVIEEAVASGIDDILIVTGRNKRSIEDHFDKSFELEQTLQSAGKDDRLRQVRAITDLADICYVRQKEQRGLGDAIYCAKKHIGGEPFAVLLGDSITKGPTPCTKQLIDVHDKYDASAISLEAVPKEKVERYGIIKGTEVEDNVYNIEKLVEKPLAHQAPSNLAIMGRYVLTPDIFDKIDETEPGVGGEIQLTDALQKLDAIYGVTFEGKTYDIGNRFEWLKTSIEFAMDDDDSKDDLIEYMREIIIENE